A genomic segment from Thermostichus lividus PCC 6715 encodes:
- the rsmG gene encoding 16S rRNA (guanine(527)-N(7))-methyltransferase RsmG, which translates to MATANPLLLPLNAALWQETLHWQPSDRQQEQFQRFYGAVLRANQSINLTRITTATDFWEKHLWDSLRGIAPWLLPRSSPWGASIQRVVDIGSGGGFPGVPVAIARPDWQITLLEATQKKVRFLESLPQQLGLSNLRPQWGRAEAHQFTYDLAMIRAVGDLARCCQYGLPRLRPGGILILYRGQWTAPEVNTLNALLPRYHSQLLDVQDFVTPLSHAQRHCLYLQRT; encoded by the coding sequence ATGGCGACAGCTAACCCGCTGCTGCTGCCCCTCAATGCTGCGCTGTGGCAAGAAACGCTGCATTGGCAGCCCAGCGATCGCCAGCAGGAACAGTTTCAGCGTTTTTATGGTGCAGTTTTAAGGGCGAATCAGTCAATTAACCTCACCCGTATTACCACCGCAACAGATTTTTGGGAAAAACACCTCTGGGACTCTCTCAGGGGAATTGCCCCTTGGTTACTGCCAAGGTCGTCTCCGTGGGGCGCCTCGATCCAGCGGGTGGTTGATATTGGCAGCGGCGGCGGCTTTCCGGGGGTGCCCGTGGCGATCGCCCGTCCCGATTGGCAGATTACCTTACTGGAGGCCACCCAAAAAAAGGTAAGATTTCTAGAATCGCTACCACAGCAGCTAGGGTTGAGCAACCTCAGACCCCAGTGGGGGCGTGCCGAAGCGCATCAATTCACCTACGACTTAGCGATGATTCGCGCGGTGGGAGACTTAGCTCGTTGCTGTCAGTACGGCCTACCACGGCTGCGTCCGGGGGGTATTCTTATCCTTTATCGTGGGCAATGGACAGCTCCTGAAGTCAACACCTTAAACGCACTCCTGCCCCGCTATCACAGCCAACTCTTAGACGTGCAGGACTTTGTCACCCCCCTTAGCCATGCTCAGCGCCATTGCCTATACCTCCAGCGAACCTAG
- a CDS encoding M23 family metallopeptidase — MSQNLLPWFVPAAALISLAATTTPLSVSVSPDRAVLGDTFSIVVTAAEKPTVEAGGKPMPVFPIAQQQWRAFVPTTPLQPPGRRSLIVRAGGETRNMLLWVGNRSFPVQRIWLPPGKDSQGTDAEFDRVDAFKALVTPEKLWTDAFVRPNSGPVTTPYGVRRYYNGVFAQDYFHRGLDYAGPRGSAVKAAQRGRVALVGREAQGFLIHGNTVGIDHGQGVLTIYLHLDDIRVQEGQIVEAGQVIGTVGNTGASTGPHLHWGLYVNGECVDPRPWMAYAWL; from the coding sequence ATGTCCCAGAACCTCTTGCCTTGGTTTGTCCCTGCTGCCGCACTCATCTCGCTGGCTGCAACCACCACTCCCCTCAGCGTCAGCGTCAGTCCCGATCGTGCTGTTTTAGGGGATACCTTTAGTATTGTGGTCACAGCTGCTGAAAAACCCACAGTGGAGGCCGGCGGTAAACCAATGCCAGTCTTTCCTATCGCTCAGCAACAGTGGCGTGCCTTTGTACCGACGACACCGCTACAACCGCCGGGGCGGCGATCGCTAATTGTGCGTGCTGGCGGTGAAACCCGAAATATGCTGTTGTGGGTTGGCAATCGCTCCTTTCCGGTGCAGCGGATTTGGCTACCCCCCGGCAAAGACTCCCAAGGCACCGATGCCGAGTTTGATCGGGTGGATGCCTTCAAAGCCCTAGTAACCCCCGAAAAACTGTGGACAGATGCCTTTGTTCGTCCCAACAGTGGTCCGGTGACGACCCCCTACGGTGTCCGCCGCTACTATAACGGTGTGTTTGCCCAAGACTATTTCCATCGGGGGTTAGACTATGCTGGACCGCGAGGCTCCGCCGTCAAAGCTGCGCAGCGCGGGCGGGTTGCCCTAGTGGGTCGAGAAGCCCAGGGCTTTTTAATTCATGGCAATACCGTTGGCATTGATCATGGCCAAGGTGTTCTCACCATCTACTTACACCTCGATGACATTCGCGTTCAAGAGGGGCAAATCGTGGAAGCAGGTCAAGTGATTGGGACGGTCGGCAACACAGGCGCATCCACCGGCCCCCATTTGCACTGGGGACTTTACGTGAATGGCGAATGTGTCGATCCCCGCCCATGGATGGCATACGCTTGGCTGTAA
- a CDS encoding RNA-guided endonuclease InsQ/TnpB family protein gives MLQQILTIVCQLNPTAEQIVKLDQVLQGFAEACRYINSTICPSITNKNRIQKEVYGAVRQQFGLTANLAVRACARVAANRKVGKVKGFRATSVDYDARLFDYRAKEQCVSLSTLNGRERIPLVVGNYQIEKLKGKKPTSATLCKRKDGKFYIHIQVKEEVPEPQTGHGVLGVDFGRTDIAHTSEGDNWHGQQLTKVRDHYSKLRAVLQQKASKGTRSSRRRCRELVKRLSGRERRFQAWVNHCISKTIVARAKATGSVIALEDLTGIRERTNQVPRSKTERRRANSWAFYQLRSFISYKALKAGVGIVLVNPRYSSQTCHRCLHIYPDPKQSYRTGKQFKCGHCGWTGDADFNGASVIALLGAVVNQPRGSGLSCSLAEHNRLRATESP, from the coding sequence ATGCTACAGCAAATACTGACCATTGTCTGTCAACTAAATCCCACTGCAGAGCAAATTGTCAAGCTAGACCAAGTTCTGCAGGGCTTCGCTGAGGCTTGCAGATACATCAACAGTACCATTTGCCCCAGCATTACTAACAAGAACCGTATTCAGAAAGAAGTTTACGGAGCAGTACGACAGCAATTCGGCTTAACCGCTAACTTGGCTGTCAGGGCTTGTGCCAGAGTTGCCGCTAACCGCAAGGTGGGAAAGGTTAAGGGATTCAGGGCTACTTCTGTGGATTATGATGCTCGCCTGTTTGACTACAGAGCGAAAGAACAATGCGTTAGCCTCTCCACCCTAAACGGACGGGAACGCATTCCCTTAGTGGTGGGTAACTATCAGATAGAAAAACTCAAGGGCAAGAAGCCTACTTCTGCCACTCTCTGCAAACGCAAAGATGGTAAGTTTTATATCCACATCCAAGTAAAGGAAGAAGTGCCAGAACCTCAGACTGGACATGGGGTTTTGGGCGTTGACTTCGGTAGGACAGACATTGCACATACATCGGAAGGAGACAACTGGCATGGACAGCAGTTAACTAAGGTACGAGACCACTACTCCAAACTGAGGGCGGTACTCCAGCAGAAAGCCAGTAAAGGCACACGCAGTTCTAGGCGTAGATGTCGGGAACTGGTGAAACGGCTATCTGGCAGGGAGAGACGCTTTCAGGCATGGGTGAACCACTGCATTTCTAAGACCATTGTGGCAAGGGCAAAAGCAACGGGCAGTGTTATTGCTTTGGAAGACCTGACAGGGATACGGGAGCGCACTAATCAAGTACCTCGTTCTAAAACAGAGCGTAGGCGTGCCAACAGTTGGGCGTTTTACCAACTGCGTAGCTTCATTAGCTACAAGGCACTCAAAGCAGGTGTGGGAATAGTGCTAGTTAATCCTCGCTACAGTAGTCAAACTTGCCACAGATGCCTGCATATTTACCCCGACCCAAAGCAGTCCTATCGCACTGGGAAGCAGTTTAAGTGCGGGCATTGTGGCTGGACAGGAGACGCAGATTTCAATGGTGCTAGTGTAATTGCGCTTTTGGGGGCTGTTGTAAACCAGCCTAGAGGTTCGGGCTTGTCTTGTTCTCTTGCAGAACATAACAGGCTCAGGGCTACTGAAAGCCCCTGA
- a CDS encoding helix-turn-helix domain-containing protein — protein sequence MIVTRRTTFRFYPTKSQESKLHYWRRLHKDLYNACLKRQAKNRAK from the coding sequence ATGATAGTAACACGTAGAACTACTTTTCGATTTTATCCTACTAAATCTCAAGAGTCGAAGCTACATTATTGGCGACGACTCCACAAAGATTTGTATAACGCCTGCCTTAAAAGGCAGGCAAAAAACAGGGCTAAATAG
- a CDS encoding zinc ribbon domain-containing protein — MPLKIAPSQVCPQCGHKKKKELSQHVHNCDKCNFVADRDVAAAMVMLNYAKGLGTSLSNVDAEPLSKAPQFCGGLRKVQQMKRQKPRT, encoded by the coding sequence GTGCCTCTCAAAATCGCTCCCTCCCAAGTCTGCCCTCAATGTGGCCACAAAAAGAAAAAGGAGTTGTCCCAACATGTGCATAATTGCGATAAATGCAACTTTGTTGCTGACCGTGACGTGGCAGCAGCGATGGTAATGCTCAATTATGCCAAGGGGTTAGGAACTAGCCTCTCAAACGTCGATGCTGAACCTCTTTCTAAAGCCCCACAGTTTTGTGGAGGGTTGAGGAAAGTTCAGCAGATGAAGCGTCAGAAACCTCGCACGTAG
- a CDS encoding FtsW/RodA/SpoVE family cell cycle protein has translation MKWWRFLPLGDRAVKDWTLEARLLHWLTLVWLGLGMVVLFSASFPVGLAEAGDGLYFFKRQLIWLALGWGGFQVFIRLPLRRSLQMAIPGFFLFLLLIWATRLPGVGSTMMGATRWISVGPVQIQPSEMMKPFLVLQAAWVFSSWRRLHLKARCFWLSAFALTLVGILIQPNLSTTALCGMSLWLVALGAGLPLMPLSMTAISGVGLAVLSISINDYQRRRVMSFLDPWSDAMGDGYQLVQSLLAVASGGVFGSGYGFSQQKLAYLPIQHTDFIFSIYAEEMGLVGCLFLLALLAAYGYLGMRVVHQCRELVVQLIALGATVIMLLQALINMGVAIGILPTTGLPFPLFSYGGSSIMASLAIAGLLIRSAREAHQATILPLPTSINQQTRTPTVRTRRRATPVTPLRPQNIPRYKQRKL, from the coding sequence GTGAAGTGGTGGCGTTTTCTTCCCCTAGGCGATCGCGCCGTTAAGGATTGGACACTGGAGGCACGATTACTCCACTGGCTCACACTTGTGTGGTTGGGCTTGGGGATGGTGGTGCTGTTTTCTGCGAGCTTTCCTGTGGGCTTAGCAGAGGCAGGCGATGGGCTTTATTTCTTTAAGCGGCAGTTAATTTGGCTGGCATTGGGGTGGGGGGGGTTTCAGGTCTTTATCCGGCTGCCGTTACGGCGATCGCTGCAAATGGCCATACCGGGCTTTTTTTTATTTTTGCTCTTGATTTGGGCGACACGGTTGCCGGGCGTTGGCAGCACAATGATGGGCGCAACCCGCTGGATTAGCGTTGGTCCGGTGCAAATTCAGCCGTCAGAAATGATGAAACCCTTTTTGGTGCTACAGGCGGCATGGGTCTTTAGCTCGTGGCGGCGGCTCCACCTCAAAGCCCGCTGCTTCTGGCTCAGCGCCTTTGCCCTAACCCTCGTGGGAATTCTGATTCAACCGAATTTGAGTACCACGGCTCTGTGTGGCATGAGTTTGTGGCTGGTTGCTCTAGGGGCAGGCTTACCATTGATGCCCCTGAGTATGACGGCGATCAGCGGCGTGGGTTTAGCCGTATTGAGTATTAGCATTAATGATTACCAACGGCGGCGGGTAATGTCCTTTTTAGACCCTTGGTCTGACGCCATGGGGGATGGCTATCAACTGGTGCAGAGCCTACTGGCGGTTGCCTCCGGCGGGGTCTTTGGGTCGGGCTATGGTTTCTCGCAGCAGAAGCTTGCCTATCTGCCGATTCAGCACACAGATTTTATTTTTTCCATTTACGCTGAGGAAATGGGCTTAGTCGGTTGCCTATTTTTACTGGCGTTGCTGGCCGCCTATGGCTACCTAGGGATGCGGGTTGTCCATCAATGTCGTGAGCTGGTGGTGCAACTGATTGCCCTTGGTGCCACCGTGATTATGCTGCTACAGGCGCTGATTAACATGGGCGTTGCCATTGGCATTCTGCCCACCACTGGCCTGCCCTTTCCCCTCTTTAGCTATGGGGGTAGCTCCATTATGGCGAGTCTGGCGATCGCTGGGCTGCTCATCCGCAGTGCTCGGGAGGCTCATCAGGCAACAATTCTTCCCCTACCCACATCCATTAACCAGCAGACCCGCACCCCTACCGTCAGAACCCGCCGTCGCGCCACGCCGGTGACCCCCTTGCGTCCCCAGAACATACCTCGCTATAAGCAGCGCAAGCTATGA
- the trpA gene encoding tryptophan synthase subunit alpha: MPSVSERFEQCRSAQRCALIPFLTAGDPDLETTAAALKALDRHGADLIELGMPYSDPLADGPVIQAAATRALRKGTRLAAVLEMVQNLQLRTPLILFTYYNPIYHHGISNFLKAVATAGIKGLVIPDLPLEEAEPVLEETAALGVELTLLIAPTTSPERMQAIARASQGFIYLVSTTGVTGMRQEMASRVQDLIHTLRQITPKPIGVGFGISNPEQAHQVKVWGADAAIVGSAFVKRLSDPSQGLEAVASFCQALRTALDTP; the protein is encoded by the coding sequence GTGCCCTCTGTCTCGGAACGTTTTGAACAGTGCCGATCGGCGCAACGCTGCGCCCTTATCCCGTTTCTAACGGCGGGAGACCCTGATCTAGAAACAACAGCGGCGGCACTTAAGGCTCTAGATCGCCACGGCGCGGATCTCATTGAACTGGGGATGCCCTACTCGGATCCCTTAGCTGATGGCCCAGTTATCCAAGCAGCCGCTACCCGTGCGCTGCGAAAGGGCACCCGTTTGGCGGCGGTGCTAGAAATGGTTCAGAATCTACAACTGCGCACCCCTTTAATTTTGTTTACCTACTACAACCCCATTTACCATCACGGCATTTCTAACTTTCTAAAGGCAGTGGCCACGGCGGGGATCAAAGGCTTGGTTATTCCTGATCTTCCCCTTGAAGAAGCTGAACCTGTTCTTGAGGAAACCGCTGCCCTTGGCGTGGAACTCACTCTTTTGATTGCACCCACCACCTCGCCAGAGCGGATGCAGGCGATCGCCCGTGCCTCCCAAGGGTTTATCTATCTGGTGAGCACCACCGGAGTCACTGGCATGCGGCAGGAAATGGCCAGTCGGGTTCAAGACCTGATCCACACCCTGCGCCAAATTACCCCTAAACCCATTGGCGTAGGCTTTGGCATTTCTAACCCTGAACAGGCTCATCAAGTGAAGGTATGGGGAGCCGATGCCGCCATTGTCGGGAGTGCCTTTGTCAAACGCCTTAGCGACCCTAGCCAAGGACTGGAGGCCGTAGCCAGTTTTTGCCAAGCCCTACGTACTGCCCTAGACACCCCCTAG
- a CDS encoding ShlB/FhaC/HecB family hemolysin secretion/activation protein, with protein MKIVPFLFISHPVAASLLWGLGGWLAPASVASIPLTNPTQLELQPPLPEPPPLPATPPAVLDTPAQPLPPPSQGGRTVLIPVRKIVVEGSTIFGAAEFDPIVTPLEGRQVTLDELQAAADAITKLYLDGGYLTSRAVLTEQVSADGTITIQVIEGRLEAIQIEGNKGILQRYIRSRIELGAGVPLNSNKLEEQLRLLRVDPLFLNLSASLRPGTKPEDSILVVRVVPARWFNAAFGLDNITPPAIAPNRATAFLGYSNLSGRGDTIYGSYAIGNNLGTFDWGASNTAEFGYSIPLNAMNGTFSIRTVQADSEITQPPALAAFNIRSESSIYQASFRQPVIRNVREELAFGIGFLMQSGQTFVAGVPTPLSIGSDATGYNASRVLEFAQEYTRRDTQGAWVFRSQFNFGVPIFGATENPGSIPDGNFFSWLGQGQRLQRLWGDNFLVLRTDVQLSPSNLLPFHQFVIGGGLSVRGYSTNALSGDNGVRFSGEARFPVMRTANRRPIISIGPLFDLGWVWNNSTNPAGAVPNNVIAGLGMGLLVQPTPNLDLKLEYAAPLLNLPGQVDSLQSDGIYFSLTVRP; from the coding sequence GTGAAAATAGTCCCATTTCTATTCATTAGCCATCCCGTTGCGGCATCGCTGCTATGGGGATTAGGCGGTTGGCTCGCCCCAGCATCAGTTGCCTCGATTCCGCTGACGAACCCCACTCAACTGGAACTTCAACCACCGCTACCAGAGCCGCCCCCCTTACCGGCTACTCCCCCTGCCGTCCTTGACACCCCTGCCCAGCCACTGCCTCCTCCTAGCCAAGGGGGGCGCACGGTGCTCATCCCTGTGCGAAAAATTGTTGTGGAAGGGAGCACAATTTTCGGTGCTGCGGAATTTGATCCAATTGTGACCCCCCTTGAAGGGCGGCAAGTTACCCTAGACGAGTTACAAGCAGCAGCCGATGCCATTACTAAACTGTATTTAGATGGTGGCTATTTAACCTCGCGAGCGGTTTTAACAGAGCAAGTGAGTGCCGATGGCACCATCACTATTCAAGTGATTGAAGGTCGCCTTGAAGCCATCCAAATTGAGGGGAATAAGGGGATCCTGCAGCGGTATATCCGCAGCCGCATTGAGCTGGGAGCAGGCGTGCCCCTTAACTCCAACAAGCTAGAAGAGCAATTGCGACTGTTGCGAGTTGATCCGCTATTTCTCAACCTTTCTGCCAGCTTAAGACCCGGCACGAAGCCGGAAGATAGTATTTTAGTGGTGCGGGTGGTGCCCGCGCGGTGGTTTAATGCGGCCTTTGGCCTCGACAATATTACCCCACCAGCGATCGCCCCCAACCGGGCCACTGCCTTTTTGGGCTACAGTAACCTGAGTGGCCGTGGCGATACTATCTACGGCTCCTATGCCATCGGGAATAACTTGGGAACCTTTGATTGGGGCGCTTCAAACACTGCTGAGTTTGGCTACAGCATCCCCCTCAATGCCATGAATGGCACCTTTTCTATTCGCACGGTACAAGCCGATAGTGAAATCACCCAACCCCCAGCCCTTGCCGCCTTCAATATCCGCAGTGAATCCTCTATTTATCAAGCGAGTTTCCGGCAGCCAGTGATCCGCAATGTGCGCGAAGAACTGGCCTTTGGTATTGGTTTCCTGATGCAGTCTGGGCAAACCTTTGTGGCGGGAGTGCCCACGCCTCTGTCGATTGGGTCTGATGCCACTGGCTACAATGCATCGCGGGTTTTGGAGTTTGCCCAAGAATATACTCGCCGCGACACCCAAGGAGCGTGGGTGTTCCGCTCTCAGTTTAACTTTGGCGTACCTATTTTTGGCGCTACTGAAAACCCCGGATCAATTCCGGATGGCAACTTTTTTAGCTGGCTCGGCCAAGGTCAGCGGTTACAGCGGTTGTGGGGGGATAATTTTCTGGTGTTGCGCACCGATGTGCAGTTAAGTCCGAGTAACCTGCTGCCTTTTCACCAGTTTGTCATTGGCGGCGGCCTCTCGGTGCGAGGCTACTCCACAAACGCCCTGTCTGGGGATAATGGCGTACGTTTTTCGGGGGAAGCTCGTTTTCCGGTGATGCGCACGGCAAACCGGCGACCCATTATTTCCATTGGTCCACTCTTTGATCTGGGTTGGGTTTGGAACAATAGCACAAATCCGGCGGGAGCCGTGCCCAATAATGTCATTGCAGGGCTAGGGATGGGGTTGTTGGTGCAGCCCACCCCTAACTTAGACCTGAAGCTAGAGTATGCTGCCCCCTTACTCAATCTGCCGGGACAGGTGGACAGTTTGCAGTCCGATGGCATTTACTTTAGTCTGACGGTACGTCCCTAG
- a CDS encoding TVP38/TMEM64 family protein, whose protein sequence is MWKLRCPRPKGSTLWLLGAIALMGMSLGSLSWWLDYSALVTLIRSWGTYAVAGYVVLFAVATAVGVPGTFFPMIAGALFGWVWGSVWALLGATLGAILAFLVARYCAYDWLQQRIAHHPWLHTLQQSVASQPFWFILAVRLAPFSPFSLVNFGFGLTAIPVTVYAAATFIGLIPSIVTYAWLGAAGDTLLTTGNQLPFLAASLALLSLTVLPLWWQRRKRPTKR, encoded by the coding sequence ATGTGGAAACTGCGCTGCCCTCGCCCTAAAGGCTCTACCCTCTGGCTCTTGGGGGCGATCGCCCTGATGGGAATGAGCTTAGGGAGCCTCAGTTGGTGGCTCGACTATTCTGCCCTTGTGACCCTCATTCGCAGTTGGGGCACCTATGCTGTTGCTGGCTACGTTGTTCTATTTGCGGTGGCCACTGCTGTGGGGGTTCCCGGAACCTTTTTCCCAATGATTGCCGGGGCGCTGTTTGGATGGGTGTGGGGCAGTGTCTGGGCACTCCTAGGGGCAACCCTTGGTGCGATCCTTGCGTTTTTAGTGGCTCGCTACTGTGCCTATGATTGGCTACAACAGCGCATCGCCCACCATCCTTGGCTGCACACCCTGCAACAATCGGTGGCAAGCCAGCCTTTTTGGTTCATTTTAGCGGTGCGCCTTGCCCCCTTTTCGCCCTTTAGTCTTGTTAACTTCGGCTTTGGCTTAACAGCTATTCCTGTTACTGTATATGCGGCCGCCACATTTATCGGACTGATTCCCAGCATTGTCACCTACGCATGGTTAGGGGCAGCGGGCGATACCCTGCTGACAACCGGTAACCAACTGCCGTTCCTCGCAGCCAGCCTAGCACTACTGTCCTTGACAGTGCTGCCCCTGTGGTGGCAACGGCGCAAGCGCCCCACCAAACGCTGA
- the nblS gene encoding two-component system sensor histidine kinase NblS, which yields MVVLKTTAQGDIKEAFRAIARWWSEFKIQTRLMATATLVVSIIMSALTFWAVNTIQTNAHLNDTRYGRDLGLLLAADVAPLIAQGDTTAVAEFSRKFYERSASIRYILYADPTGEIYYGLPYSAPQVESALTLRRRMQLPESYRERQEPLVRQHQTPDGLVADVFVPLSFNGQNLGVVAIGINPNETFIASASLTRDLTIAVFVSLWIMVILGGVFNALTITQPIKELVQGVKNIAAGNFKQRINLPFGGELGELITSFNDMAERLASYEAQNVEELQAEKAKLDTLVSTIADGAILLDTEMRVILVNPTAQRLFNWEGMNVIGQSALSCFPAPVCEKLTCPLFKASSGQSEGGEFRVTLQEPSPRSVRILLTTVMDAQREKPKGIAITIQDITREVELNEAKAQLISNVSHELRTPLFNIKSIIETIQEYGSELSDEKQQEFLATANHETDRLTRLVNDFLDISRLESGRPYQFGAVHMGQVIEQILRTYQLNAANKSIELSTEVDTPLPAVWGNYDLLIGALTNLVGNALKFTPEGGRVVIRAYVWHPPSDPEQERVRIEVADTGMGIAPEDQPRVFERFFRVENRVHTLEGTGLGLAIVQDIIHKHNTHIHLISEVGVGSTFWFDLAIDETALLPPEQSNVETALPSP from the coding sequence ATGGTGGTTTTGAAAACAACAGCTCAGGGGGACATTAAGGAAGCGTTTCGGGCGATCGCCCGCTGGTGGTCAGAATTTAAGATTCAAACCCGCCTGATGGCCACAGCAACGCTGGTGGTTTCGATCATCATGAGCGCGCTCACCTTTTGGGCAGTGAACACCATTCAAACCAATGCCCACCTTAACGACACCCGCTATGGCCGGGATCTGGGCTTGCTACTGGCTGCCGATGTTGCCCCCCTCATTGCCCAAGGGGATACTACCGCCGTGGCTGAGTTTTCCCGTAAGTTCTATGAACGTAGCGCCAGTATCCGCTACATCCTCTATGCCGATCCCACAGGGGAAATTTACTACGGGCTACCCTACTCTGCCCCCCAAGTCGAAAGCGCCCTGACCCTCCGCCGCCGCATGCAACTGCCCGAAAGCTATCGCGAGCGGCAAGAGCCACTGGTGCGCCAACACCAAACCCCCGATGGCCTAGTGGCAGATGTTTTTGTGCCCCTGAGCTTTAATGGTCAGAATTTAGGCGTGGTGGCGATCGGCATCAATCCTAACGAAACCTTCATAGCCTCTGCTAGCCTCACCCGAGATCTGACCATTGCAGTGTTTGTCTCCCTCTGGATCATGGTGATTTTAGGCGGCGTGTTTAACGCCTTGACCATTACTCAACCCATCAAAGAATTGGTACAGGGGGTGAAAAATATTGCTGCGGGCAACTTTAAGCAGCGGATCAACCTTCCCTTTGGCGGCGAACTGGGAGAGCTGATTACCAGCTTTAACGATATGGCAGAGCGGCTGGCCTCCTACGAGGCCCAGAATGTAGAGGAACTGCAAGCTGAAAAAGCGAAACTGGATACCCTTGTTTCCACTATTGCTGATGGTGCGATTCTGCTGGACACTGAGATGCGGGTTATTCTGGTGAACCCCACTGCCCAGCGGCTATTTAACTGGGAAGGAATGAACGTCATTGGCCAAAGCGCCTTGAGTTGCTTTCCGGCGCCAGTCTGCGAGAAACTGACCTGTCCACTGTTTAAGGCCTCCTCCGGCCAGTCGGAGGGGGGTGAATTTCGGGTCACCTTGCAGGAACCCAGCCCGCGATCAGTACGGATTTTGCTGACTACCGTCATGGATGCCCAGCGGGAAAAACCCAAGGGAATTGCTATTACCATCCAAGATATTACCCGTGAAGTGGAACTCAACGAGGCCAAGGCACAACTGATTAGCAATGTGTCCCACGAGCTACGCACGCCGCTGTTCAACATCAAATCCATCATTGAAACCATCCAAGAGTATGGCAGTGAGCTAAGCGATGAAAAGCAGCAAGAGTTTCTGGCCACCGCCAATCACGAAACCGATCGCCTCACCCGCTTAGTCAATGATTTCCTTGATATTTCTAGGCTGGAGTCCGGTCGCCCCTACCAATTTGGGGCGGTACACATGGGGCAAGTGATCGAGCAAATTCTGCGCACCTACCAACTGAATGCCGCCAACAAGTCCATTGAGCTTTCTACGGAGGTGGACACCCCCCTACCAGCGGTGTGGGGGAACTACGATTTACTCATTGGTGCCTTAACCAACTTGGTGGGCAATGCTCTCAAATTCACCCCAGAGGGGGGACGGGTTGTTATTCGAGCCTATGTGTGGCATCCTCCCAGTGACCCCGAGCAGGAGCGGGTGCGCATTGAAGTGGCGGACACAGGGATGGGCATTGCCCCTGAAGATCAACCCCGAGTGTTTGAGCGTTTCTTCCGCGTTGAGAATCGCGTCCACACCCTTGAGGGGACGGGCTTGGGTCTAGCCATTGTCCAAGACATTATCCACAAGCACAACACCCACATTCATCTCATTAGTGAAGTAGGAGTAGGCAGTACCTTCTGGTTCGATTTAGCCATTGACGAGACCGCGTTGCTACCCCCTGAGCAAAGCAATGTGGAAACTGCGCTGCCCTCGCCCTAA